In the genome of Colwellia sp. PAMC 21821, the window AAGCGATGGCATCAGGATAGCCACCAAATTTTCTGATCAAGTACACTAATAAACCGGCAAGCGCGCCAAAAACTAATCGTCCTCTGACACTGGTAGCACCGGAAACAGGGTCGGTTAGAATGAAAAATGCCCCTAACATTGTTGCACCTGTAAACCAGTGAAACATAGTTGATGCACTACTATCAGGACTGATGATAAAAGCGATAAAACTACAAACGAATAAGCTTAATAAAAAACTAAATGGTGTTGTCCAATGTATGGCTTTTTTATAGAGTAAAATTAAGCCACCAAGTAAAAAGCCAGCATTTATCCATTCCCAGCCAATACCAAAATGCTTTCCTATAACGGGGGCGTTCATGCTTTCAACTACTGTTAACCCAAGGGTGATGTTGGTTTTAACGGTATCAAGCGGGGTTGCCATGGTAAACCCGTCAATGTGCGTTCGAATTTGCTCAACGGAGTAGCCTTGAGGCGTATAACCAGAGAAAATAATCGCGAGCGTGTCATTAAATTGTATATCCATAGCCAGTAGTGACAGGGGTGGTTGCCATTGTGTCATTTGTACAGGAAATGAAATTAATAGCATGACATAAGCGGCCATCGCGGGATTAAAAGGATTATGACCTAAACCACCATAGAGCTGTTTAACCACGACAATGGCAAATACACTACCAATAATAGTTATCCACCATGGCGCTAAGGCAGGTAAGCTAATGCCAATCAACACCGCAGTTAATATGGCACTTCCGTCAAATAGTTGAGTCGTTATTTTCTTATCTCGTATCGATAAAACGGCAAATTCGGCAATAAGTGCGGTGGCTACGGCTAACGATATGTGTATTAAATTACCCCAACCAAAGAAGTACCACTGGGCAAATATGCCAGGAATAGTGGCGTAAATAACCAACCTCATCAGGGCCGATGTTTCACTTTGTTGATGATTATGCGGAGAACTTGCTATCCAAAATGCCATGGTGCTTATTTACTCTGAAGTTGGTGATTTATCGGATGAAGCAGCCAGCTTTTTGGCTTTCGCTTTAGCGACTGCGGCTGCAATTCGCGCTTTTTTATTTGCAGCACTGGCAGCTTCTGTAGTCAGTGCTTGTTTATCGTCACTTTCATTCGTAGCTGATATCTTGCCTGCTTGTGTATCAGATGTTTGCTGAGACTTTGCTGCCAATTTTTTTGCTTTCGCTTTAGCCACTGCCGCCGCAATTTTAGCTTTTTTATCTAGGTTTGAACTGTCAATTACATTAACCGTCTGTGGTTCGCTTTTGTCTTCATTTTTGCTCGAATGGTCGATATTTACGGTTTCGTCTGCTGTTATATTTGCAGCTGTTACTTCAGTTTTAGTTGGCGTTTTTTCTGCACTTTCCAGCGATGTATCAGTCATTAATTTGGCGTCTGCTTTTGCTTTCGCCTTTAACTTCGCTTTGGCAATTGCCGCGGCTACTTTAGCCTTTTTATCTACTGCTGGGCTGGCTTTTGCCTCTGTAGTCGACTCGTTGGTAATTACCTCAGGTTTTAATACCTTATTGGCTTCTTTGGTCGATTCAGTTTGAATTTTTTCACCGCTTTCACTACTTAATGCGGCTTCCGCTTGGCGTTTTTTTGCTTTAGCTTTAGCAATAGCGGCGGCAACTTTAGCTTTTTTATCGATAACAACGGGCGCTGCTTGCGCTGATGACGTTGAGCTCGGCGATTCATTGTTTTGTAGCGTATCTAACGAATCTATTTTTGCTTGGTTACTTTGTGCTAACTTTTTCGCCTTTGCTCGTGCAATAGCATTAGCGACAGGGCTTTTACTGTCATCATTTTGTACTGCGGTCGCTGACGGCTCGGCGTTTGTATCCACAGGCTTATCAGCAGTATTGGTAGCTGCATTGCTAGATAAACTCGCTTGAGCTTTTTTAGCTTTTACACGAGCTAGTGCATCAGCTACCGCAGATTTTTCTGATTTTGCAGCCGATGTGCCTGAATTCATTCTGGCTTTGCGAGCTTCTGCGGCAATTTTATGTTTCTCTTCGCGGGCAATTTTTTCCCGTTCAAGTCTTAGTTTACGCGCTTCAAATCTTACCTTGGCTTTTTCAGCTTTAATGTCGAGTAATTTTTGTTGGCGAATTTCAGCTTTTGCCACACGGTAATAATGTACTAACGGAATTTGGCTTGGGCAAACGTATGCACAAGCGCCACATTCAATACAATCAAATAAGTTAAGCTTTGCCAGTTGTGGCTGATCTTTGGCTTTCGCGCTCCATTGTAATTCTTGTGGCAATAACTGAGCAGGGCATACATCGGCACATTGGCCACAGCGAATACACTCTACCTCTTTACTGCTAGTAGATGAAAAAGGTGACGCTATTTCAATTTCACTGGGTGCTAAGATACAGTTAGTGCTTTTTATCACCGGTACTTGATCATGCGGCAAACTAAAGCCCATCATAGGGCCACCCATAATTAAGTGTCGTTTTTCACTGTTTTGGTAGCCACATTGGTTGGTTAGAAATCCAACGGGGGTGCCAATAAGTGCCCATACATTTTGTGGTTTTTCTAGCGCTTGCCCGCTAACGGTAACAACGCGTTTTATGAGCGGTGTGTCGTTAATAACCGCATCAGCAATAGCAAAACAAGTCGCAACGTTTTGCATTACTATACCCAAGGAGCTAGGTAAAACGCCTGACGGTACTTCTTGACCTGTTAATATTTGAATTAGCTGTTTTTCGCCACCACTCGGGTATTTTGTCGGTATAACACAAACTTGAATATGGTCGATGTCTGCTGTGGCCTTTTGTAAGGCATCTATAGCTTTAGGTTTGTTGTCTTCAATGCCAATAAGAATATGTTTTGGCGTTAGTAAATGGTCGACAATTTTAATACCGTCTAAAATAGTTGGGCTATGCTCTTGGATCAATAAATCATCCGCTGTGATATACGGTTCACATTCAGCTGCATTGATAATTAAATAATCTATTTTAGCTAAAGTGCTTACTTTAACTTGTGTAGGAAAGCCTGCGCCGCCCATACCTGCTATGCCAGCATTTGCGATTTTTTCTAATATTTTTTCTTTACTTAATAATTGATAATCCGGACAGATCTGACGTTGTTTCCAGGTATCTTCACCGTCTGGCGTTAATATCACGCAAGTTTCGCTTAAACCAGAAGGATGCGGAATCGCCATCAATTTAACGGCTGAAATGGTACCACTTGTCGGTGCATGAATAGGCAACGACATTGGGCTATCACTTTCAGTTAATACCTGCCCTTTGAGTACCTTGTCACCAATGTTGACAATGAGCTTACCCGCCTGTCCAATATGTTGGCGGATAGGAATGATTAACTGTTCTGGTATTTGTGCACTGGCAATGGGCTTAGTGCTAGTGAGAAACTTTTGCTCAGGCGGATGAATGCCGCCATGAAACTGCCAAAAACTTCCTCGCTGTATTCGTTCAATTACCGATTCCACCCAAACCTCTTCTTAATCTAGCTGTACAACAGGAATACTATTTAAATCCCATTGCCAGTTTTGTGTTGTTGTAGCTAGTGGGATCATCTCTATACAATCTACAGGGCACGGTGCGACACATAGGTCACAGCCAGTACACTCGTCAGCAATTATCGTGTGCATTTGCTTAGTTGTACCGATAATGGCATCAACGGGGCAGGCCTGAATACATTTAGTACAGCCAATGCAATCTTCTTCAATAATAAAAGCAACTTTAGGTGAATTATCAGCTTCATGATTTCCATCTAAGGGCTGAACTTCGACTCCCATTAAGTCTGCTATTTTTTTTATGGTATCTTCACCGCCTGGGGCACACTTGTTTATGGCTTCCCCGTTGGCTACGGCTTCAGCA includes:
- the rsxC gene encoding electron transport complex subunit RsxC; the protein is MESVIERIQRGSFWQFHGGIHPPEQKFLTSTKPIASAQIPEQLIIPIRQHIGQAGKLIVNIGDKVLKGQVLTESDSPMSLPIHAPTSGTISAVKLMAIPHPSGLSETCVILTPDGEDTWKQRQICPDYQLLSKEKILEKIANAGIAGMGGAGFPTQVKVSTLAKIDYLIINAAECEPYITADDLLIQEHSPTILDGIKIVDHLLTPKHILIGIEDNKPKAIDALQKATADIDHIQVCVIPTKYPSGGEKQLIQILTGQEVPSGVLPSSLGIVMQNVATCFAIADAVINDTPLIKRVVTVSGQALEKPQNVWALIGTPVGFLTNQCGYQNSEKRHLIMGGPMMGFSLPHDQVPVIKSTNCILAPSEIEIASPFSSTSSKEVECIRCGQCADVCPAQLLPQELQWSAKAKDQPQLAKLNLFDCIECGACAYVCPSQIPLVHYYRVAKAEIRQQKLLDIKAEKAKVRFEARKLRLEREKIAREEKHKIAAEARKARMNSGTSAAKSEKSAVADALARVKAKKAQASLSSNAATNTADKPVDTNAEPSATAVQNDDSKSPVANAIARAKAKKLAQSNQAKIDSLDTLQNNESPSSTSSAQAAPVVIDKKAKVAAAIAKAKAKKRQAEAALSSESGEKIQTESTKEANKVLKPEVITNESTTEAKASPAVDKKAKVAAAIAKAKLKAKAKADAKLMTDTSLESAEKTPTKTEVTAANITADETVNIDHSSKNEDKSEPQTVNVIDSSNLDKKAKIAAAVAKAKAKKLAAKSQQTSDTQAGKISATNESDDKQALTTEAASAANKKARIAAAVAKAKAKKLAASSDKSPTSE
- the rsxB gene encoding electron transport complex subunit RsxB, which gives rise to MSTLIAILVVGVLAALFGALLGFASVRFKVIGDPLAEQLDALLPQTQCGQCGYPGCKPYAEAVANGEAINKCAPGGEDTIKKIADLMGVEVQPLDGNHEADNSPKVAFIIEEDCIGCTKCIQACPVDAIIGTTKQMHTIIADECTGCDLCVAPCPVDCIEMIPLATTTQNWQWDLNSIPVVQLD
- the rsxD gene encoding electron transport complex subunit RsxD; amino-acid sequence: MAFWIASSPHNHQQSETSALMRLVIYATIPGIFAQWYFFGWGNLIHISLAVATALIAEFAVLSIRDKKITTQLFDGSAILTAVLIGISLPALAPWWITIIGSVFAIVVVKQLYGGLGHNPFNPAMAAYVMLLISFPVQMTQWQPPLSLLAMDIQFNDTLAIIFSGYTPQGYSVEQIRTHIDGFTMATPLDTVKTNITLGLTVVESMNAPVIGKHFGIGWEWINAGFLLGGLILLYKKAIHWTTPFSFLLSLFVCSFIAFIISPDSSASTMFHWFTGATMLGAFFILTDPVSGATSVRGRLVFGALAGLLVYLIRKFGGYPDAIAFAVLLCNMAAPLIDQYTRPRTYGHDLGVKK